Within Planococcus citri chromosome 2, ihPlaCitr1.1, whole genome shotgun sequence, the genomic segment cacatgaattGGTacgttttcgaaatcgctgaatacgaatatatatccgtagtttttcaaattgacctcacccatggctcccagaacctcccccaattggtaaaagtccaatAAATTGGCTGGAGGCCGTAGatggggcccaatcaaaaatctgacgtcatattcgtgttcagcgtcaccaagaACATACTATTTGACGTGTCGcacaaaaaaaacctattttgaacttttaccccatttagggaagtgctgggggccgtggatgtggtcgaataaaaaatctaccctcatattcgtgttcagcgttaccaaaaacatacaattcgatatatcacatgccccagattttttttcgaaagttttgccccaaattgggggtgggggtgctccccctccatcgaGAGaccccatctcgaaacttgaatatttcgaaaaagcgtCCAAAGTtacatttatggaaattttttcagaattttaaatggtagctcccacttacagcgctattttgaaatttgaattttcaattcgaaagttcaactttcaaattttgaaaatttcaaaatgcttaaaaagttcaaaattcaataccctttcgaactgtgaaatcagatttgatcaagGTATCGTAGTTTttgaggaatgcgctgctgaagttgagtacctcgagacaatgtgaaaataatggaagcccccccacccaacatctgagggggctgggaccaaactgattgcaggTTTCTTAtctactgggtgggtagatattgtaaaaaaaatttgagcgaaatcgaaagacatgactcaaaaacgttggtcgaattgacatggaatgaccaaaatgaagttgcctattttggattttcacaGACTTTTTTCTCCGCTATTTAGACTTGAAACATCGCAGTAAATCGATTTCGCATGAACGAAGTTGCATTGATTGATATTACTCATATTCAGTACGATCAGTTCAGACTTTAGAGCAAGTCAATTTGGTTTTAGCAAATTTCATCAAGTCAAAATCAATACCATAAACGTTCATTATTTATTCCCATTTTTCATCACCAAACGAATAAAATGCCAGTTTGGTCGAATCGATAACGCTGGTTCCTGGTTCTCaaagttattttcattttaattgttttGCGCTCAAGTTTCAGTGCAACTTTAGTCTggacagttttgtaaaaattacttcaagtaTTCTAAAACAAGAAAACCGTAAACGTTCATCGTTCacgaaaaaactaaaaatcaccaaaatttgaTACGAAAATGGcagaaagttgataaaatatagcaaaaaaatataaggtaggtataatattcaaaatacgccaaagtattacaaaaaaaaaaaaaaaaaaaaattggcaccaaaattaattaatgccaaaggaaaaacaaaaaacaaaaaatctagtaaaaaagttacaaaaaaaacttttaattcgataaaattccataaaaaatgtttaaaaaatagtgATGTAAGttaataaaattgttaaaaattacaaataaattgaTGTAATTTTAATGGAGAACAAAATAAACTTCTGATAGGTACATAGTAACGATGTTGTATCGTCATTAGTCTAGAATATTCTcccaactgaaattaaaaacaatgatTAGGTTGActtttataaaacaaaaaataatgaaaaaaagtctTACGCTCTTCGTAAGCTGGAGTGCAACCTCTTCATCTCAACACGTAATTTCTTCGCGTCTTTCTCGACACTGGATTGATCTAGATTTAAAGATAGGAATGCTCCGAAACCATAATATGATGACGATGACGCCACATCTGCACGATACGCATTGTCATCCGGATGCGGAAGACGCTAAAATAAAATCTATAGGTTGATAACTgggtaaatatttacaaattaaattacctatGAAGCTGAAATGTGAGGTAAGCACTTCTTACAGTTAACTCAAAGCTGTGCTTATCAGTCCTCGATGTAAATTCGAACGGAGTATTCAAGCCAAAGGCTCTACGTTTAAATTTATCATCATCGACCTTGATGAATCCCATCATCTTTAAATACCACTGGACGATAATTTGTGCAATGTCTCTCGTCAACAACTTTTTCTTCGCATTTTCTTGTTGCAAACCTCGTAACAGTCCCATTAAATCCATATCGTCGTCCATTACCGTGTCACTGTCGGTATCAGTCAGGTTCTATctctgcaacaaaaaaaaaatcagagaattAAGTCAACATGACTAAAAAGAGCGATTTTCGAATCCTCCAGAATTTAAAAAGGCCAAACCCAGAAGATGTAGAAATTGATTTGGCCACCTATTTGAAATTGGAGTGAATGACTTGATCTTGTCTGAaacttgcccccccccctcccactaaattttattatattgaGGAAATCTGGAGTATTCAGCATAATTGTCAACTTCtcccaaatttttaaacttttccaaaatgtgTGAAATTAATTCGAGCAGCCAAAAATCAGGGGTTTCCAGTATGTCAACCAATAGCCAGCCAATTACCAGCTTTATTTTGAAGTATCTGACACAACAGAAAAGAACCAGCCATTTGAGTAACACAGTTACTACGTTTCCAATTTAGGATTCATGGCATTCTGTGTGTATGGGACAATTCACGACAACTCCACCAGAGTGCGTATCTTTGGTGGGGACTTCCCAATACctagtacatttttttcctgaaaatgctccacatttaaaaaaaagatacctacataattgcATACCTAAGCATATATCcacaaaaatatatacctaataAGAGGAAAAGAAAAGATAAACAAATTTGGTGTTTGTGGCAATCAAATTTCCAGGAGTTGTTTAAttcaaaaacaatgttttccaaaatttaggtCCAAAAAAGTGTACAAAATGGGCGATAAttctacttgaaaattaaaattgcacaaaattctcaaaaaaatgatggagcTTTGAAATCTGAGTTATCTAATTccttggagttttttttttgagtccaAATGCCAGAAGATGGTCATTCGAAATTTTCCTATTTGCCATTGGAATAAGCCTGATGAAATTATAAGGtgcaataaaaaatctgaagtTTCCATTTCtgggtttattttcattttatcttaAACTAAacacttgatttttggggagagaaataggaaaaaaattgaaaatttttaatttggcgaataaagcatcaaaattgatgtttttcgaCCTCCTAGCACACTGTAAACTTAAAGACGAATAGTAGGACTTTCTAGCTATGCGTTTTTCATTGTCAATACGGCGCCATCTAACACTCGCataaggtacctaattaaaaaaatcaaataggccTACCCACGAGCTAcataatttgcatatttttgtcaTTAGCCTGACTCAGGTGAgaaaacgacctgaaatcgcAAATATAGGCAAAAAAACTGTCTGAGCCAGGCAAAATGTCAGCTCGGGCAGTTGTGGTCAATTCtcgacctctcaaaaaaatttactaacaTTGGAGCCAATTTTCAAGTAGTCTGAGGATGGCAtgaaaacacccccccccccccaaaatgtgAATTTGGAGGTAACTTTAATTCCTTCTCCTCTCTCCTTCGAACCCGACAGACTACAGAAAACCCTTTATGTGCTCAAAAGCTATCATTTAGAAGTAGGTAGGGGAAAGTCGGGTAAGTTGGCGACTGGGCTAAGTTGACGAATTGCAAATATCTGCCACAAAAATGTAGATAGCGGCACCAAATTTTGATATGTGATGCACCTTGCATGTACACAGACCTTGGtgaagtatatttttgaaaaaatccacaccaaaaaaagtaaatacgGAAAAACGTGTTTTCATATATGTTGATGTAATTTTCAAGGGATAAAAAATAAggtttcatgaaaatatttattttaaaaaagttattctTAGGTGATCAAATCAAATAGACAAGCATTACGTTCAGTTTGCTGCAATTTCCATGTAATTACATGCaaatttgaatgagaaaaaaaatttcaaaattttttttgcatatcgGGTAAGTTGGCGAAATTGtattagtgaattttttcagtaagTTCTACAGTTTCATTATGTCGCTAGTTATAAACAAATGACCACTAATAAATATGACAGTAATATTTCCGCAGTTGGCccttaaattttgacaaaatctcaaaaattgtgtGATCTAGGAGAGAATTGATTGATTTGGTGGAGGGTAAGTTGGCGAATTACAAATAGGtatctctcaaaaaaaatttgatagcgTTGACTTTGTATGCATGATTCATCTCGCATGTACACTTAATGTTTTAATCCTTTTAATGTGTTATCATtccttttcatgacttttttggacacttttttcaacattcgcCAACTTGCCCTCGAACATTCGCCAACTTATCCGACATCGCGGGTAAGTTGGCGAATTTGAGTTcttgtacaattttgaaaattttgatatgaaaaaaaaattgttagatcCTATTTTGATGGGATAGAGATAGCCAAAGGTTGGGGCTACCATTTGCTGTCGAAAAATTTGTCGTACGTGTTGTAGAAAATGAGATGCAGTCATCCAAACCTTAAGGTCGTCAACTTACCCGCCTTTCCCCTAATGGAATTGAAATCTACAAtgatctttaaaaaattccaattttttatgaatttgtcTTTCTTACAACCGCAATATAATACACCATTACATGCAAATAATGTACTCTAAACTTTGAATAAACAAAATCACATTATGTTTTGTGGTAACTAGGGttatgtgatatactactatgccgtacgtggtatgtttaGGGCGcacccacatggtaacactgcgttgcactaaggcaacactgcgtcgcgttctcgtcagctagccatacgagccaagcaACGAGAGTAGCGATCGTCAGTAACGTATtcgagtgcacgcgggtatgttattcatAGTCAAtcggttaatgcagtcatttagtATATAAGTTTTATTCTCGAGTATTAAGTGTAGtgttaattatttcatttagTTTTAATTAGGTTACTTATTTATAAGGTCGATGCACTCACGATGTCGTCGGAGTGAGGCGAGAAGGATTGATGATCTACTCGCCGCCATCACAGTTAGAATACGTCGACGAACGTACGGGAATCTCCACTGAGGGATACCTTATGACCACCCCCTCGCCAATGTGCGAATGAAACCTCGCTAATGTGCGAAAGGTGCATCGAGTTGACACTTATTCTACATCGACGTATGTAAATGTAAGTAACCATTTGTCATGTTAACCCCTTTCATCTACACCAACGTGTGTAATTGAATAAGTCATGTAAAGTGTTGTTAAACTCATGCTCATTATATATTTCTTTGTGTACAACTGTAGTTATTTATGGTGAGTGTGAACatctgttaagagtgtaaaatgCAACCTTTCCTAcctcacgccctagccgagcatttGAGGTATTCTGGTAAGTATTTCGTAGAAAGActttaaggaatatttctaggaAACAACACAACATCATGAATTATGGTATCTCCACCTATCATGCTTTAAGTCATTATTACCTCTTACAGTTAAacaaaattgggaatttttgggaCAAGGAATGACAGTTTTGTATGAGTGGATGTGGAAAATTCATATAGGAAGAAGATAGGTGGATGATATAAGAATGAGACTATGGGTAAATAGGATTGTTACGTAGGAAATTTAAACCTCCTAGAAACCACATTACTAACTATGTATATCA encodes:
- the LOC135834738 gene encoding uncharacterized protein LOC135834738, whose translation is MDDDMDLMGLLRGLQQENAKKKLLTRDIAQIIVQWYLKMMGFIKVDDDKFKRRAFGLNTPFEFTSRTDKHSFELTRLPHPDDNAYRADVASSSSYYGFGAFLSLNLDQSSVEKDAKKLRVEMKRLHSSLRRAWENILD